A genomic region of Antennarius striatus isolate MH-2024 chromosome 2, ASM4005453v1, whole genome shotgun sequence contains the following coding sequences:
- the LOC137587899 gene encoding histone H1-like, whose translation MAEEAPAAAAAAPAKAAKKKAPRPAKSGPSVSELILKAVAASKERSGVSAAALKKALSAGGYDVDKKKARVNMAIKALVAKGTLVQTKGTGASGSFKMNKKAAEPKAKKPVKKVASKAKKPAAKKPPAAKKPKAAAAKKPAAAKKSPKKAKKPAAAKKAAAKSPKKATKSPKKVAKKTKAPAAKKAVKKVAKPKVKKAAAKKK comes from the coding sequence ATGGCAGAagaagctccagcagcagcagccgcggCCCCGGCCAAAGCAGCCAAGAAGAAGGCCCCCAGACCGGCTAAGTCTGGCCCCAGCGTCAGCGAGCTGATCCTGAAAGCAGTGGCCGCGTCCAAGGAGCGGAGCGGCGTGTCAGCCGCTGCCCTGAAGAAGGCTTTGTCTGCCGGCGGCTACGATGTGGACAAGAAAAAGGCGCGGGTCAACATGGCCATCAAGGCTCTGGTGGCCAAAGGGACTCTGGTCCAGACCAAGGGCACCGGGGCGTCGGGCTCCTTCAAGATGAACAAGAAAGCAGCCGAACCCAAGGCCAAGAAGCCCGTCAAGAAAGTGGCGTCTAAAGCCAAGAAGCCCGCAGCCAAGAAACCGCCAGCGGCTAAAAAGCCCAAGGCGGCGGCAGCCAAGAAGCCGGCAGCCGCTAAGAAGTCCCCCAAGAAGGCCAAGAAACCTGCAGCCGCCAAGAAAGCTGCAGCCAAGAGCCCCAAGAAGGCCACCAAGAGCCCCAAGAAAGTGGCCAAGAAGACCAAGGCCCCCGCAGCCAAGAAAGCAGTCAAGAAGGTTGCTAAGCCCAAAGTCAAGAAGGCAGCAGCCAAGAAGAAGTGA